Proteins from a single region of Rana temporaria chromosome 5, aRanTem1.1, whole genome shotgun sequence:
- the LOC120940016 gene encoding uncharacterized protein LOC120940016, whose protein sequence is MFFTLAWSAITADSWVLNTVTGFQIDLVSPPTLGILPPPIHFSEENVTLIDTELRELIAKHAVTEVTTPSPGFFSNLFLVKKKGGGYRPVINLWDLNQHVAYRHFKMEGIHCLRDLLTPGDWLVKVDLKDAYLTVPMHPDSQHLLRFRWWGRIWQFTCLPFGLSSAPWCFTKLLKPVVAALRSRGVRLIIYLDDLLILTHSKNMAYRHMNWTIDLLQTLGFIINREKSVLVPAQEMEFLGFSIDTHLAILRLPSAKLALIRKEIRAVLRKGFLSLRILARIVGLLAASIQAIFPAPLHYRALQRLKILHLRQGLRYADEVSLSPEARAELRWWLRHATDWNGRTIFNARPDVVIESDASRRGWGARLGMRSTGGIWSREESLLHINALELSAALFAIQSFLATRTNCCVLLRMDNIAAVQYINRLGGTRSKILADISAEIWHFCLSRDISLIAEYIPGVSNTVADWNSRYLVDSSDWGLDRSVFTQIELLWGPLGIDLFASRLNHQLPHFFSWRPDPGSSAVDAFRHSWTGGTHYAFPPFSMIPRVLLQITNQGATVVLITPWWPAQPWFPLLLDSIIDHPRLLPRFPRILSHPTKGIHPLVEEGTLTLLAWLVSGCRTRVTAFQARLETSSPWPGPPGLGRHTDQPGNSGYVGATNGKLIPCVPL, encoded by the coding sequence ATGTTTTTTACgctcgcctggtctgcgattacggcagactccTGGGTTCTGAATACAGTAACAGGTTTCCAAATAGACCTTGTGTCCCCACCGACTCTGGGGATATTGCCACCCCCTATccatttttcagaagaaaatgtGACCCTCATAGACACCGAACTTCGGGAATTGATAGCCAAACATGCAGTCACCGAAGTCACCACCCCATCACCGGGTTTCTTCAGCAACCTCTTCCTAgtcaagaagaagggggggggttatCGCCCGGTCATAAACCTCTGGGACTTGAACCAACATGTCGCCTAtcgacatttcaaaatggaaggcaTTCACTGCCTCCGAGACCTACTCACCCCCGGGGACTGGTTAGTGAAGGTGGAcctaaaggacgcctacctcacagtTCCCATGCACCCGGACTCCCAACATCTCCTCCGtttcagatggtggggtcgcatctggcaatttacgtgcctaccgttcggcctgtcctcagccccatggtgtttcaccaagctgctgaaaccggtcgtggcagcgttgaggagcaggggagtgcgTCTGATCATCTATCTAGACGACCTCCTCATACTAACTCACTCCAAGAATATGGCCTATCGCCATATGAATTGGACCATCGACCTGTTACAAACCCTGGGCTTTATTATCAACCGAGAGAAATCGGTTCTCGTCCCGGCTCAGGAGATGGAATTTCTGGGTTTCTCGATAGACACCCACCTCGCTATCCTTCGACTGCCCAGCGCAAAGCTGGCCCTAATCCGAAAAGAGATCAGGGCGGTTTTGCGCAAAGGTTTCCTATCCCTACGCATCCTGGCACGCATAGTGGGCCTATTGGCTGCGTCCATTCAAGCCATCTTTCCGGCTCCCTTACATTACCGAGCCCTTCAGAGGTTAAAAATCCTACACCTGCGCCAGGGCCTTCGCTACGCAGACGAAGTGTCCCTATCCCCAGAAGCTCGGGCCGAACTGCGCTGGTGGCTCCGTCACGCCACCGACTGGAACGGCCGGACGATTTTCAACGCACGACCAGACGTAGTCATAGAATCGGACGCGAGCCGACGGGGCTGGGGCGCCCGCTTGGGGATGAGGTCCACGGGGGGGATCTGGTCCAGGGAGGAATCCCTGTTGCATATCAACGCTTTGGAACTCTCAGCGGCTCTCTTCGCCATTCAGAGTTTCTTGGCAACACGGACCAATTGTTGCGTATTATTGCGCATGGACAATATTGCGGCGGTTCAATACATCAACCGCCTGGGAGGTACCAGATCCAAGATTCTAGCGGACATCTCTGCAGAGATTTGGCACTTCTGTCTGTCTCGAGACATCTCTCTTATAGCGGAGTACATTCCGGGGGTCTCCAATACAGTAGCagactggaactctcgatatctgGTAGATTCCAGCGACTGGGGTTTAGACCGTTCGGTTTTCACCCAAATAGAATTACTTTGGGGCCCCTTGGGCATAGACCTTTTCGCCTCTCGCCTCAACCACCAACTGCCCCACTTCttcagctggagaccggacccaGGGTCCTCGGCTGTGGACGCTTTCCGCCACTCTTGGACAGGAGGTACGCACTATGCGTTTCCCCCATTCTCAATGATCCCCAGGGTCCTTCTACAAATTACCAATCAGGGAGCTACGGTGGTTCTGATCACACCGTGGTGGCCAGCTCAACCTTGGTTTCCCCTGCTGTTGGACTCGATCATCGACCATCCCAGACTCCTTCCCCGATTCCCTCGTATCCTGTCTCACCCAACCAAGGGCATTCATCCCCTGGTGGAGGAAGGCACTCTGACGCTCCTGGCGTGGCTGGTATCCGGGTGCCGGACCCGGGTGACGGCCTTTCAAGCTCGGCTAGAGACCTCCTCgccatggcctgggcccccgggactcggtCGGCATACCGATCAGCCTGGCAATTCTGGGTACGTTGGTGCGACCAACGGCAAGTTGATCCCTTGCGTGCCCCTGTAA